A segment of the Kazachstania africana CBS 2517 chromosome 2, complete genome genome:
TTAAATTATTTGTTAAACCCAATTCAGTCGACATGTCTGTCATTATTAACATTAAAATTGGTACTCGCCAATCCTGTCACTACAAATAATTCAAGTGTGAGGAGAAATGTCCTCATGTTCTGCAAGTCTTACGGAGCTCTTCTTTTCCTGGGTTTAATGATTAATATTGGCAGCGATTTCTCAACTTGGCTTACACATATTCCCTTTTacatcatttctttctttgctTTGAGGTACATACATCCAATTCTCAAATTGTTCAACTCAAGAAAGAGGGGTAATGCTACACAAACTGACAACATTGatacgaagaagaaatcgaATGTTGAAGGAAAGTTTCAAGTTTTACTACTAGTAGGGCCAGTTGTctcttttttccttttataCCTCgtttcaagattttatcaaatctatCAGTTACAATACTTAATGGTTTTTGTCTTTTTGGGATGTGtgacaatattttttttatcatttcaAGATGTATCCCATATCTATCTCGAACAAAATAAGAACGAGCAAGACCTTTCGTATTCTATTTATTTTCCCAATTATACTATTTTTACAGTGGGAATCGTAACCATTGCCTTGCAATATCTTTCGTTTAATTCAATTGCCTCAGACGTTAAAACAGCTTTTTTGACATTGATATTTGTTATCTTGTCAGAATACACTTCAAGGTTTTCCGAATTCGAGTTGAATAAATCAAAGTCACAACTGCACGCACATGAACATTCACATTCACATTCAGCTATAATTGACCATAGTAATGATGGTATATTCAAACAAATGGTAACAAATAAAGATACGAggtcaattttttcttttcttctattgAACACAGCTTTCATGTTTGTTCaattattatattcatttagATCAAAGTCATTGGGTTTGTTATCTGATTCATTACATATGGCTCTAGATTGTAcctcattatttttggGTCTCGCTGCTGACATTCTTTCTAAGAGGCCATCATACGATAAGTTTCCTTTTGGTCTCAATTATTTGGAAACTTTAGCCGGTTTCACAAACGGTGTCGTCCTATTAGGTATTGTCTGTGGTATTTTCGTAGAAGCTATTggaagaattttcaatcCCGTTCATATTGAAGGTACTAATGAACTGTTAGTTGTCGCAATATTAGGGCTATTGGTCAACCTCGTTGGTTTATTTGCGTTTGACCATTCTGATGATTCAAGCTCTTTACCTGTCAATACTCAAAATGATAACATGAGGGGTATCTTTCTACATATCTTAGCTGATACTTTGGGTTCGGTTGGGGTTATCTTCTCAACAatcttgataaaatttACTCATTGGCACATATGTGATCCACTGGCCTCTATTTTTATCGCcttattgattttattgagTTCGATACCGCTTATAAAATCTACAGCATCAAGTATTTTACTAAGATTAGACGATAAGAAACATAATCTGGTCAAAAATGCGTTGAATCAAATCTCTAAAACGCCCGGTATAACTGGCTATACGACGCCGAGATTTTGGCCAATAGACCCTAATCCTTCAAGTCACTCACATAGTCACGCACATACGCACTCTCATGCTCACTCACATACCCATGAAGAAAAAGGAGAGGAAGAGGGAGAATGTCACAGTGATCATCATGATGATCATGatacaaataaaaaaactACAGTACTAATGGGTTATATCCACATACAGTACCATGAGGGAGAAAATTCTACTA
Coding sequences within it:
- the MSC2 gene encoding metal cation transporter MSC2 (similar to Saccharomyces cerevisiae MSC2 (YDR205W); ancestral locus Anc_8.413), translated to MLLQGFFARIPLFLSFPTIILSSHLIIPTPQDIFFEKGINFIQLEAFVRLILIPLFVSTSFTAVGCLFSVIDETINDTLSVLFFSFILSQLNYLLNPIQSTCLSLLTLKLVLANPVTTNNSSVRRNVLMFCKSYGALLFLGLMINIGSDFSTWLTHIPFYIISFFALRYIHPILKLFNSRKRGNATQTDNIDTKKKSNVEGKFQVLLLVGPVVSFFLLYLVSRFYQIYQLQYLMVFVFLGCVTIFFLSFQDVSHIYLEQNKNEQDLSYSIYFPNYTIFTVGIVTIALQYLSFNSIASDVKTAFLTLIFVILSEYTSRFSEFELNKSKSQLHAHEHSHSHSAIIDHSNDGIFKQMVTNKDTRSIFSFLLLNTAFMFVQLLYSFRSKSLGLLSDSLHMALDCTSLFLGLAADILSKRPSYDKFPFGLNYLETLAGFTNGVVLLGIVCGIFVEAIGRIFNPVHIEGTNELLVVAILGLLVNLVGLFAFDHSDDSSSLPVNTQNDNMRGIFLHILADTLGSVGVIFSTILIKFTHWHICDPLASIFIALLILLSSIPLIKSTASSILLRLDDKKHNLVKNALNQISKTPGITGYTTPRFWPIDPNPSSHSHSHAHTHSHAHSHTHEEKGEEEGECHSDHHDDHDTNKKTTVLMGYIHIQYHEGENSTIIKKRVEKIFQNFNIQAWIQVESQNSQCWCRATSMSNQVVIQSVTKNT